From a single Sinomonas atrocyanea genomic region:
- a CDS encoding CsbD family protein: protein MGIGDKFENKAEELKGKAKEGAGEATDNPDLEAEGKGDQAKAGVKQAGEHIKDAAKDITGH from the coding sequence ATGGGTATCGGAGACAAGTTCGAGAACAAGGCCGAAGAGCTCAAGGGCAAGGCCAAGGAAGGCGCCGGCGAGGCCACGGACAACCCGGACCTCGAGGCCGAGGGCAAGGGCGATCAGGCGAAGGCCGGCGTCAAGCAGGCCGGCGAGCACATCAAGGACGCCGCCAAGGACATCACCGGCCACTGA
- a CDS encoding GlsB/YeaQ/YmgE family stress response membrane protein → MGIIAFLILGLIAGAIAKAILPGRQGGGILITMLLGVVGALLGGWIGSAIFGVGLANFWSLQTWIVSIIGSLIVLGIYGAVVRRRA, encoded by the coding sequence ATGGGCATCATCGCGTTCCTCATCCTCGGCCTGATCGCCGGGGCGATCGCGAAGGCCATCCTCCCCGGCCGCCAGGGCGGGGGCATCCTCATCACCATGCTCTTGGGAGTTGTGGGTGCCCTCCTCGGAGGCTGGATCGGAAGCGCGATCTTCGGCGTCGGGCTCGCGAACTTCTGGAGCCTGCAGACGTGGATCGTTTCGATTATCGGCTCGCTCATCGTCCTCGGCATCTACGGCGCCGTGGTGCGCCGACGTGCCTGA